Part of the Candidatus Eisenbacteria bacterium genome is shown below.
TTCGTGAGGATGCGTCCCTGCTTGTCGAAGATGAATCCCGAGCCGCTCGAGGGAACGCGCATCTGCCGGCGATCTTCCCCTTCGGTCTGGGGATGATCCGGGAAGAGCCTGCGGAAGAAGTCCCCGTAGGGGCCTTCGAACGAGGGATTGGACTGACTCACGTTCCGCTTCGTCTCGATCGAGACGACGGCGGGAAGCGTCCGGTCCGCGATGCGGGTGAACGGACTCTCGAGCGTGCTCGCCGCCGAGGCGGCGTTCGCGTTCTGCGCGACCGACTCGCTGTGGACGTTCCACTCGCCCGCGAGGATGAAGCCGACGACGATTCCGATGATCAGCAGTCCGCCGGCCAGGATCAGGGCCTTCGCGGCGCGGATGGTCTCTCTCGATTCCATTCCTACCTCCGTTGGGAAAACGTCGGGAGACTCACCGGCTCCCGGTACCTATACGTTCGGCGGTTCCGGATCGTTGGGCGTCGCCTTGCCGCCCGATTCCGCGCGGAGCCGTTCCATCTCGGCCTTCTTCGCACCGATGAGATCGTCGATCGACCCGATCCACGTTCTCAGGCGGAGCGCCTCCGTGTCGGATTCGACAGCATGGGGGATGCCTGCGTTCCAGAGTGCGAGGGCCCGTTCGCCCAGGTCCGCGAGGGCCCGGGAGCGATCGCGCCGGAGGGAGACCAGGTCGACCCGCAACATCCCGATCTGCACGGCCTTGCGAGCCGACTGCCGCGTCCGGTCGGAGACCGACCGGACCTCATCCCCCACCCGTGACCAGAACCCGCTCTCGCCCGCCATAACCCCTCGCGGCACAATTACTTGTTTCAATCTAGGAACCACCGGCAGGGCTGTCAAGTCAGTATTACCCGTTTGGGCACTGCGAGTTCCGCGTTCTGCGGGGCGCCGCCCCCGGGCGGCGGACGGGACTCCCAAGCTCACGTCCGCGTCACTATACTGACGCCCCATGGCCGACACAGGGTGCGTGTATTTCCTCGCCGACGCTCATCTCGGCCAGGGGTCCTCGGAGTCCAACCGAAAGCGGGAGCGCGACCTCCTCGCCTTCTTGGATCGTGTGGGCACCGAAAGGGCTGCTCTCTATGTGGTCGGAGACCTCTTCGACTTCTGGTTCGAATACGCCCACGCCATTCCGAAGGAGTTCGTCCGGGTGCTGCAGGCCCTGGGCGAGCTCCGCCGCCACGGGATCCCCCTCACGTATGTCGGCGGAAACCACGACTTCTGGATCGGGGACTATCTTCGCCGTGAGCTGGACGTGGCGTTCACGGACGCCTCGCTCGATCTCACGCACCAGGGACGCAGGATCTTCCTCGCCCACGGGGACGGGCTCGGCCCGGGGGACGGCGGGTACAAGCTCCTGAAGCGGGTCCTCCGGAACGGGATCGCCCGCGCGATCTTCCGCTGGATCCACCCGGACGTCGGGATCCCGCTCGCGCGAGGGGTCTCGAAGCTGAGCCGCCATCACGCGCCCCGTCCGGGCCGGACCGAGGAGGACCTCCTCGCCCTGCTCGCCGCGCCGCGGTTTCGCGACGGCTTCGACGCGGTCGTGATGGGCCACTTCCACCGTCCCATCCATCGGATCGACGGACGAAACGACTTCCTCGTGCTCGGGGAGTGGGTGACCCGCCGGACCTACGCACGGCTCGAGGACGGAGTCTTCTCGCTCCTCGAGTACGGGAGCGAGAAGGAGACGCTCGCGACGGAGGGCTCGCTCCCCGCCGGGCGGGTAGCGGCTAGAAGGACCCCGTGAGCGAGAAGAGGTGCGTGGAGCCCAGGTCCGAGGAGAACGGCACCAGGGCGTAGTCGAAGCGGAACCAGTCCTTCATCAATCCGACCCCGAAGGTCAGGTCCTGGTCGTCGTAGCCGAACGCGCCCCCCACGCGAAGCGCGAGCCGCTCCCGGTAGGCGTACTCCCCGCCGAGGTGGAACTTCCCGTCGTCCTCGCGCGCCTGCCGGTACTCGGCGCTCACCGTGCCGCGCCCGCGCAGCGCCTCGACGTTCTTGCTCCACGCGCCACCGAGACGCCAGGTGAGAGGAATCGGGAATTCCTCGGCCTCGAACTTCGCGTCTCCGCCGATGTTCGCGACCGACGCGCCGAGTGTGAGACCGGTGTCCGACACGCGATACTTGGCGCCCACGTCCGCGGCGATCGTCGTCGCATCGACATTGTCGATCATGCCCCGGATGTAGCGGACGCCGAGCCCCGCGTCGAGTCCCGGCGCGAGCCGGACCCCGTAGGCGCCCGTGAAGGCGATGTCGTTCGCGCCGTAATGCCCTTCCAGGACGCCCGTGTCGCTCCTCCGCTCGAGCTCCTCCGTGTAGAACCCGGCGAATCCGACTCCCAACGTCCCCGGCCCGAGCTGCGTTCCGACCGCGACGAATTCCTGCCGGAAGTCGAGGATCCATTCGTTGTGCATCACGGTGACCTGGGTGTTCTCGATGGAGGCGAGCCCCGCGGGATTCCAGTAGACCGAGGTGGGATCGTCGGCGAGGGCGACGAACGCGCTCCCCATTCCCATCGCGCGCGCTCCCACGCCGATCTTCAGGAACACGAAGCCGGTCTCTCCCGCGGCCCGCGCGTGCCGCGGCGCGGCGACGAGCGTCACGATCGAGAGGACGAGGAACGCGGACACGAAGGCATGGCGCATGAGGCTCTCCTTGGGACGGATCATCGGACGATCGCCAGGCGTGTGAACTCCACTTCCATACCCCGGCTCGACCGCACCTCGACGCGGCAGAGATAGACCCCGCTCGCGAGGCCGGCGTGGGCCCAGGATACCGCGTGCTCGGCCGATCCGGCGAGGTTCGCGGCGGTCACCGGAAGATCGGCCACGGTCTCGCCGGAGGGGTCGAGGATCCGCACCGAGACCGAGGTGGCCGTCTC
Proteins encoded:
- a CDS encoding UDP-2,3-diacylglucosamine diphosphatase, whose amino-acid sequence is MADTGCVYFLADAHLGQGSSESNRKRERDLLAFLDRVGTERAALYVVGDLFDFWFEYAHAIPKEFVRVLQALGELRRHGIPLTYVGGNHDFWIGDYLRRELDVAFTDASLDLTHQGRRIFLAHGDGLGPGDGGYKLLKRVLRNGIARAIFRWIHPDVGIPLARGVSKLSRHHAPRPGRTEEDLLALLAAPRFRDGFDAVVMGHFHRPIHRIDGRNDFLVLGEWVTRRTYARLEDGVFSLLEYGSEKETLATEGSLPAGRVAARRTP
- a CDS encoding PorV/PorQ family protein, producing MIRPKESLMRHAFVSAFLVLSIVTLVAAPRHARAAGETGFVFLKIGVGARAMGMGSAFVALADDPTSVYWNPAGLASIENTQVTVMHNEWILDFRQEFVAVGTQLGPGTLGVGFAGFYTEELERRSDTGVLEGHYGANDIAFTGAYGVRLAPGLDAGLGVRYIRGMIDNVDATTIAADVGAKYRVSDTGLTLGASVANIGGDAKFEAEEFPIPLTWRLGGAWSKNVEALRGRGTVSAEYRQAREDDGKFHLGGEYAYRERLALRVGGAFGYDDQDLTFGVGLMKDWFRFDYALVPFSSDLGSTHLFSLTGSF